Proteins encoded within one genomic window of Kibdelosporangium phytohabitans:
- a CDS encoding LysR family transcriptional regulator yields MIDAIASAGSISKAAAQLDLTQPSVSTMLNRVERHLGIRLFNRSSDGVSLTPLGTEVVSRSRAILAGVDDLYATLRGSPVGEAGPPADRRAAGTRADRAEHADAHGVPAAAHRTRPDLRAAGRGQPVARLHRGGRRGAVRREPDVAREEPRERHHPRLPRGVRTGPE; encoded by the coding sequence GTGATCGACGCCATCGCGTCGGCGGGCAGCATCAGCAAGGCCGCCGCTCAACTCGACCTCACCCAGCCGTCGGTCAGCACCATGCTCAACCGCGTGGAGCGCCACCTGGGCATCCGGTTGTTCAACCGGTCCTCCGACGGGGTGTCGCTCACCCCGCTCGGCACCGAGGTCGTCAGCAGGTCGCGGGCGATCCTCGCCGGCGTCGACGACCTGTACGCCACGCTGCGCGGCTCACCCGTCGGCGAGGCCGGGCCGCCTGCGGATCGGCGGGCAGCTGGCACCCGCGCTGATCGGGCTGAGCACGCAGATGCCCACGGTGTTCCCGCGGCTGCGCACCGAACTCGGCCGGATCTACGGGCGGCTGGTCGCGGGCAACCTGTGGCACGACTCCACCGCGGCGGGCGACGAGGTGCCGTCCGGCGTGAACCCGATGTGGCACGCGAAGAACCTCGAGAACGGCATCACCCCCGACTACCTCGAGGCGTACGGACTGGACCCGAGTGA
- a CDS encoding FAD-binding dehydrogenase, giving the protein MLGLGETAVAAPKADADAIVVGAGLAGLVATAELTAAGRHVLLLDQEPEASLGGQAFWSLGGLFFVNSPEQRTAGIKDSIDLARNDWFSNAGFDRGVGDPLGEDYWAARWAEAYLQFAAGEKRSWLSGLGVSWVPIVGWAERGGQLADGPGNSVPRFHLTLGTGPGVMEPFERLVRTAAAQGKVTFRFRHQVDGITMAGGAVSGVRGSILEPSSAARGTPSSRTKVGDFELRAPIVIVTSGGIGGNQELVRRNWPARLGPPPARLITGVPAHVDGRMLAISEAAGARLVNRDRMWHYTEGMINHSPIWPGHGIRVLAAPSSMWFDAKGRRFANPGVPSYDTLGTLELIGRSGHDYSWFVLNKRIIDKEFVLSGSEQNPELTRKDLIGYLAMRLLNSTPPPVKAFMDRGADFVVAGSLPDLVAGMNRLTGTNLIKLDDLRKQIVMRDQQVDNPFTKDGQIMGIRNSLAYSGDSLARTASLHKILDLAAGPLIAIRMNILTRKTLGGLQTDLSGRVIGGNGQPIPGLYAAGEVAGFGGGGVHGYRALEGTFLGGCLFSGRQAGRAAATASA; this is encoded by the coding sequence ATGCTGGGCCTCGGCGAGACGGCCGTGGCCGCGCCGAAAGCCGACGCGGACGCGATCGTGGTCGGCGCCGGACTGGCCGGGCTCGTGGCGACCGCCGAGCTCACCGCCGCGGGCCGCCATGTCCTGCTGCTCGACCAGGAACCGGAGGCCAGCCTCGGCGGCCAGGCGTTCTGGTCGCTGGGCGGGCTGTTCTTCGTCAACTCGCCGGAGCAGCGGACCGCGGGCATCAAGGACTCGATCGACCTGGCCCGCAACGACTGGTTCAGCAACGCCGGCTTCGACCGCGGCGTCGGCGACCCGCTCGGCGAGGACTACTGGGCCGCACGCTGGGCCGAGGCGTACCTGCAGTTCGCGGCGGGGGAGAAGCGGTCGTGGCTGTCCGGGCTCGGGGTGTCGTGGGTGCCGATCGTCGGCTGGGCCGAACGCGGCGGGCAGCTGGCCGACGGGCCGGGCAACTCCGTGCCGCGCTTCCACCTCACGCTCGGCACCGGTCCCGGCGTGATGGAACCGTTCGAGAGACTCGTGCGGACCGCAGCGGCCCAGGGCAAGGTGACCTTCCGCTTCCGCCACCAGGTCGACGGGATCACGATGGCGGGCGGCGCCGTCAGCGGCGTGCGCGGCTCCATCCTGGAACCCAGCAGCGCGGCCCGCGGCACACCCAGCTCCCGCACCAAGGTCGGTGACTTCGAGCTGCGGGCCCCGATCGTGATCGTCACCTCCGGCGGGATCGGCGGCAACCAGGAACTCGTGCGCCGCAACTGGCCCGCCCGCCTCGGCCCGCCGCCCGCCCGCCTGATCACCGGTGTGCCCGCGCACGTCGACGGCCGGATGCTGGCCATCAGCGAAGCGGCCGGAGCGCGGCTGGTCAACCGCGACCGCATGTGGCACTACACCGAAGGGATGATCAACCACAGCCCGATCTGGCCGGGGCACGGCATCCGCGTGCTCGCCGCGCCGTCGTCGATGTGGTTCGACGCGAAAGGACGCCGGTTCGCCAACCCCGGTGTACCCAGCTACGACACCCTCGGCACGCTGGAACTGATCGGCCGCTCCGGGCACGACTACTCGTGGTTCGTGCTGAACAAGCGGATCATCGACAAGGAGTTCGTGCTTTCCGGCTCCGAGCAGAACCCCGAACTGACCCGCAAGGACCTGATCGGCTACCTGGCCATGCGCCTGCTCAACAGCACACCGCCGCCGGTCAAGGCGTTCATGGACCGCGGCGCGGACTTCGTCGTCGCCGGCTCGCTGCCCGACCTCGTCGCGGGCATGAACCGGCTCACCGGCACGAACCTGATCAAGCTGGACGACCTGCGCAAGCAGATCGTCATGCGCGACCAGCAGGTGGACAACCCGTTCACCAAGGACGGCCAGATCATGGGCATCCGCAACTCACTGGCCTACAGCGGCGACAGCCTCGCCCGCACGGCGTCGCTGCACAAGATCCTCGACCTGGCAGCGGGCCCGCTGATCGCGATCCGGATGAACATCCTGACCCGCAAGACCCTCGGCGGCCTGCAGACCGACCTGTCCGGACGGGTCATCGGCGGCAACGGCCAGCCGATCCCCGGTCTGTACGCCGCGGGCGAGGTGGCGGGATTCGGCGGCGGTGGCGTGCACGGGTACCGCGCGCTGGAAGGCACATTCCTCGGCGGCTGCCTGTTCTCCGGCAGGCAAGCCGGTCGCGCCGCCGCCACAGCCAGCGCCTGA
- a CDS encoding phosphotransferase yields MGDFGEGWDSVATLVDGRWVERRPRRPEVADLLLMETRVMPWLAPQLPLVTPRPEVTRLGPLVVRHTLVPGEPIENFSDGNGRRLGEFLRVLHAADAAEAVAHGLPDARATADERAQTTARFRADVVPLVPDELTARATALLDAIDALPADAVVHGDLGPEHILCVDDQVVGVIDFSDAHIGDRAIDLAWLLNGTPEAFARAVAEAYGVSDELRRRALLWHQLGPWYEVTFGMDNAEPDDVSSGLSGVVSRLGS; encoded by the coding sequence ATGGGGGATTTCGGCGAAGGCTGGGACAGTGTCGCGACCCTGGTGGACGGTCGCTGGGTGGAGCGACGGCCACGTCGCCCGGAGGTCGCGGATCTGCTGCTGATGGAGACGCGGGTGATGCCGTGGCTGGCCCCGCAGCTGCCGCTGGTCACGCCCCGACCGGAGGTCACGCGGCTCGGGCCGTTGGTCGTCCGGCACACGCTGGTCCCGGGTGAGCCGATCGAGAACTTCAGCGACGGCAACGGGCGGCGCCTGGGCGAGTTCCTGCGTGTGCTGCACGCGGCCGACGCGGCGGAAGCCGTGGCGCACGGGCTGCCGGACGCGCGGGCGACAGCCGACGAGCGCGCGCAGACGACCGCACGGTTCCGCGCAGACGTCGTACCGTTGGTCCCGGACGAGCTGACCGCGCGGGCCACTGCGCTCCTGGACGCCATCGACGCGCTGCCCGCGGATGCCGTCGTGCACGGCGACCTCGGCCCGGAGCACATCCTGTGCGTCGACGACCAGGTGGTCGGCGTGATCGACTTCTCCGACGCCCACATCGGTGACCGCGCCATCGACCTGGCCTGGTTGCTCAACGGCACGCCTGAGGCTTTCGCACGCGCCGTCGCGGAGGCGTACGGCGTGTCCGACGAACTCCGCCGTCGAGCGTTGCTGTGGCACCAGCTAGGCCCGTGGTACGAGGTCACGTTCGGGATGGACAACGCGGAACCCGACGACGTCAGCTCCGGGTTGTCGGGTGTCGTGAGCCGCCTCGGCTCGTAG
- a CDS encoding class I SAM-dependent methyltransferase has translation MSETAFTPALGRFAPTRFYDNVITLTRERLWRALVAMHVAPRPDDVIVDVGCGTGSLALLLSRVEPLAQVVGVDPDPDVLAVARRKTGAARVRWLTGMGDTLAQSLGPASVGTAVSSLVLHQCPIAVKQSVLASMFTVLRPGGKLVIADYGLQRTRLMRLAFRTVQFADGKQDTQPNADGALPVLITGAGFRDVREAEVVCTVSGSISVYVARRD, from the coding sequence ATGAGTGAGACCGCCTTCACGCCCGCGTTGGGCCGCTTCGCGCCCACCCGCTTCTACGACAACGTCATCACGCTGACACGCGAACGGTTGTGGCGTGCCCTGGTCGCCATGCACGTGGCGCCACGGCCCGACGACGTGATCGTCGACGTCGGGTGTGGCACCGGTTCGTTGGCGCTGCTGCTGAGCCGGGTGGAGCCGCTGGCACAGGTCGTGGGCGTGGATCCCGATCCCGACGTGCTGGCCGTGGCACGGCGGAAAACCGGTGCCGCGCGGGTGCGGTGGCTGACCGGCATGGGTGACACGCTGGCGCAGTCGCTGGGCCCGGCCTCAGTGGGCACTGCCGTGTCCAGCCTCGTGCTGCACCAGTGCCCGATCGCGGTGAAACAGTCCGTGCTCGCGTCGATGTTCACTGTGCTGCGCCCTGGCGGGAAGCTGGTGATCGCCGACTACGGGCTGCAGCGGACACGGCTGATGCGGCTGGCGTTCCGGACCGTGCAGTTCGCCGACGGCAAACAGGACACCCAGCCCAACGCCGACGGCGCGCTGCCGGTCCTGATCACCGGCGCCGGGTTCCGTGACGTGCGCGAGGCCGAGGTGGTGTGCACGGTCAGCGGCTCCATCTCGGTCTACGTCGCGCGCCGGGACTGA
- a CDS encoding AraC family transcriptional regulator produces the protein MDRSVDVPRFAVGAGYAVYQGPVWDSGTHRHAAFQIAIALRGEVAMVDAAAVEHRDVVLVVPPMVRHRILAAPDLLTFFVEPHCAFADRLRAGTRRHAAAGIVTAPGLKDLRENDIGMAPSTELDPRLVQAMTALADRSAPMPGVAAAVGLSPQRLRALARQQLGMPLTRWRVWARLRRAAEALRDGQSLVDAAVTAGFADQAHLTRQMREMMGITPAAVLPILRGQSRRAT, from the coding sequence GTGGATCGGAGCGTGGACGTGCCCCGCTTCGCGGTCGGTGCGGGGTACGCGGTCTACCAGGGCCCGGTGTGGGACAGCGGTACGCACCGGCACGCGGCCTTCCAGATCGCCATCGCGCTGCGGGGCGAGGTCGCGATGGTGGACGCGGCAGCGGTCGAGCACCGGGACGTGGTGCTGGTGGTGCCGCCGATGGTCCGCCACCGGATCCTCGCCGCACCGGACCTGCTCACGTTCTTCGTCGAGCCGCACTGCGCGTTCGCTGACCGGCTGCGTGCGGGTACACGCCGTCACGCCGCCGCGGGCATCGTCACCGCGCCCGGCCTGAAGGACCTGCGGGAAAACGACATCGGCATGGCACCGTCCACTGAGCTCGATCCTCGTCTGGTCCAGGCGATGACCGCGCTGGCGGACCGGAGCGCGCCGATGCCGGGCGTGGCGGCGGCGGTCGGCCTGTCGCCGCAGCGCCTGCGTGCCTTGGCGCGGCAACAGCTCGGCATGCCACTGACGCGGTGGCGGGTGTGGGCGCGGCTGCGGCGGGCGGCGGAGGCGCTGCGGGACGGCCAGTCGCTGGTGGACGCGGCGGTCACGGCGGGTTTCGCCGATCAGGCCCACCTCACCCGCCAGATGCGCGAGATGATGGGCATCACGCCCGCGGCCGTACTGCCCATCCTGCGCGGTCAGTCCCGGCGCGCGACGTAG
- a CDS encoding AfsR/SARP family transcriptional regulator codes for MSHSVEINVLGSWQASVGERPVVVPPGHQRALLSSLVVSAGQPVAADTLAGQVWGDQQPVNARGALSTYVTRLRGLLGKQVIVANPGGGYCLSVDEDKVDLHRFRRLLRQARGAGSAQAELALLREALDLWRGRPFTGVESDWLDMDVVPSLTEEWFTATERRIDLDLARGASQSSIAELSALTTQYPLRESLWLRLIDALQRTGRRADALGAYRQIRSVLRDELGVEPNAELQRLHQDLLRDTTVKRVTPLGASAAPSPHQLPHANMKFVGRRDDLAALDDLVATINFSATAGEPPTIVVAIDGAPGTGKTTLALHWAHRMAHRYPDAQLYLNLRGYSAEDPVRPAAAVQTMLRSLGVPVERVPAELDERSALLRSTLAGRRTLMLLDNVRDAAQVRALLPGTGALVIVTSRNQLRSLSIRDGAQRLSLQRLSHDDAVELLETAAGQERVAAEPQAAAQLAELCEGLPLALAIVAERTQRTETLSQVVQALTDEMSEPGSFRSGMGSELYAALSWSYRALDPPAAAMFRKLGLHPASDISTDAAAVIVDLPLTRAKQVLDQLHDAHMVEQLRPRRYELHDLIRLYAAEEASRTDSTDASLAAIRRVLDWYLHTAVSAESILQPRRRFDFVAPLTSTVPPIEFADQAGATAWFEQEFDCLRSVVIWAAAHGWGGHAWRIVIAMTTFMDRRIAWQEGAELLETALAAARAAEDRTGEGYAFNSLACQQIDQNELARAMSNLEQAIDCFIDTGHQAGETMALSNLGLVHAQAGEPERGLQFCTDGLALAEELGYQRGVANNLNNMAKAHIAMGNQEKAIDCYLRADRLFAEIGDIEPGSLNLLDLGRSYIATGQHTNAISALHRAAAGYSQLDNRRWQAIALYDLGHAIARTGHPGWARHCWRAALVVMRELADPRAAELEKLVGSHNSAASWVQN; via the coding sequence GTGAGTCATTCAGTCGAAATCAACGTACTCGGTTCGTGGCAGGCATCCGTCGGCGAACGCCCGGTGGTGGTGCCACCCGGGCACCAGCGTGCGCTGCTGTCGTCACTCGTCGTGTCGGCGGGCCAGCCCGTCGCGGCTGACACGCTGGCCGGCCAGGTCTGGGGCGACCAGCAACCGGTGAACGCCCGCGGCGCGCTGTCGACGTACGTGACCCGGTTGCGCGGGTTGCTCGGCAAGCAGGTGATCGTCGCCAACCCCGGCGGCGGCTACTGCCTGTCGGTCGACGAGGACAAAGTGGACCTGCACCGCTTCCGCAGGCTGCTGCGGCAGGCACGCGGGGCCGGCTCCGCGCAGGCCGAGCTCGCGCTGCTGCGGGAGGCGCTCGACCTGTGGCGCGGCCGTCCCTTCACCGGTGTCGAGTCCGACTGGCTCGACATGGACGTCGTGCCGTCGCTGACCGAGGAGTGGTTCACCGCCACCGAACGCCGGATCGACCTGGATCTCGCGCGTGGCGCGTCCCAGTCGTCCATCGCCGAGCTGTCCGCGCTGACCACCCAGTACCCGCTGCGGGAGTCGCTGTGGCTGCGGCTGATCGACGCGTTGCAGCGCACAGGCAGGCGTGCCGACGCGCTGGGCGCGTACCGGCAGATCCGTTCGGTCCTGCGTGACGAACTCGGCGTCGAGCCGAACGCGGAACTGCAACGGCTGCACCAGGACCTCCTGCGCGACACCACTGTGAAGCGGGTGACGCCACTCGGCGCGAGCGCCGCACCGTCCCCCCACCAGCTCCCGCACGCGAACATGAAGTTCGTCGGCAGGCGTGACGACCTCGCGGCGCTGGACGACCTGGTCGCCACGATCAACTTCTCGGCGACCGCGGGCGAACCGCCGACGATCGTCGTGGCCATCGACGGCGCACCCGGCACCGGCAAGACGACGCTGGCCCTGCACTGGGCCCACCGGATGGCGCACAGGTATCCCGACGCGCAGCTGTACCTGAACCTGCGCGGCTACTCGGCCGAGGACCCGGTACGGCCGGCCGCCGCAGTGCAGACCATGCTGCGGTCGCTCGGCGTACCCGTCGAACGCGTCCCCGCCGAGCTGGACGAGCGGTCAGCGTTGTTGCGCAGCACACTGGCGGGCCGCAGGACGTTGATGCTGCTGGACAACGTCCGCGACGCCGCCCAGGTACGCGCGTTGCTGCCGGGCACGGGCGCGCTGGTCATCGTGACCAGCCGCAACCAGCTGCGGTCGCTGTCCATCAGGGACGGTGCGCAGCGGCTGAGCCTGCAACGACTCAGCCACGACGACGCCGTGGAGTTGCTGGAGACAGCGGCGGGGCAGGAGCGGGTCGCGGCCGAGCCGCAGGCCGCCGCGCAGCTCGCGGAACTGTGCGAGGGGCTGCCACTGGCGTTGGCGATCGTCGCGGAACGCACCCAGCGCACGGAAACCCTCAGCCAGGTCGTCCAGGCGCTGACCGATGAGATGAGCGAGCCGGGCTCGTTCCGGTCAGGTATGGGCAGCGAGCTCTACGCGGCGCTGTCGTGGTCCTACCGTGCGCTCGACCCGCCCGCAGCCGCGATGTTCCGCAAGCTCGGCCTGCACCCCGCCAGCGACATCAGCACGGACGCGGCGGCCGTCATCGTGGACCTGCCGCTGACACGGGCCAAGCAGGTACTCGACCAGCTCCATGACGCGCACATGGTCGAACAGCTCAGGCCAAGGCGTTACGAACTGCACGACCTCATCCGCCTGTACGCAGCGGAGGAAGCGAGCCGGACCGACAGCACCGACGCCAGCCTCGCGGCGATCCGCCGTGTGCTCGACTGGTATCTGCACACAGCGGTCAGCGCGGAATCGATCCTGCAGCCACGGCGGCGTTTCGACTTCGTGGCACCGCTGACCTCGACGGTGCCGCCGATCGAGTTCGCCGACCAAGCCGGGGCGACGGCATGGTTCGAGCAGGAGTTCGACTGCCTGCGGTCGGTCGTGATCTGGGCCGCGGCACACGGGTGGGGCGGCCACGCGTGGCGGATCGTGATCGCCATGACGACGTTCATGGATCGCCGGATCGCATGGCAGGAAGGCGCGGAGCTCCTCGAGACAGCGCTGGCAGCAGCCCGCGCGGCCGAGGACCGCACAGGAGAGGGGTACGCGTTCAATTCACTGGCCTGCCAGCAAATCGACCAGAACGAGCTGGCGAGGGCGATGAGCAACCTCGAGCAGGCGATCGACTGCTTCATAGACACAGGGCACCAAGCAGGCGAGACGATGGCGCTGTCCAACCTGGGCCTGGTGCACGCGCAGGCAGGCGAGCCAGAACGCGGACTGCAGTTCTGCACGGACGGGCTGGCACTGGCCGAGGAACTGGGCTACCAGCGAGGCGTGGCCAACAACCTGAACAACATGGCCAAGGCACACATCGCGATGGGAAACCAGGAGAAGGCGATCGACTGCTACCTGAGGGCAGACAGGCTGTTCGCCGAAATCGGAGACATCGAACCAGGCTCCCTCAACCTGCTGGACCTCGGACGCTCCTACATCGCGACAGGGCAGCACACCAACGCAATCAGCGCACTGCACAGAGCAGCCGCGGGGTACAGCCAACTCGACAACCGGCGCTGGCAAGCGATAGCCCTCTACGACCTAGGTCACGCCATCGCCCGCACCGGCCACCCAGGCTGGGCCCGGCACTGCTGGCGCGCGGCCCTGGTGGTGATGCGAGAACTAGCCGACCCACGAGCAGCGGAACTGGAGAAACTGGTCGGCAGCCACAACTCCGCTGCCTCGTGGGTGCAGAACTGA
- a CDS encoding carboxymuconolactone decarboxylase family protein, whose protein sequence is MTEPRITPVQPPYDTETAATLGKWMPPGVGGEPLALFRTLVRHPDLASRMRPLGAGILGHGTVPARLRELVIHRTCARCGAEYEWGVHATVFAAAAGFTPEQLTATTTPDPDHPSWSDLDRTVLRAADELHDTAKLTDATFEALTKELTDAQILELVVTAGWYHVISFVVGAAGIPPEPWAATW, encoded by the coding sequence ATGACCGAGCCACGCATCACCCCCGTACAACCGCCCTACGACACCGAGACAGCGGCCACGCTGGGCAAATGGATGCCACCCGGGGTGGGCGGGGAACCACTGGCCCTGTTCCGGACCCTGGTGCGCCACCCGGATCTGGCGTCACGCATGCGCCCACTCGGCGCGGGCATCCTCGGCCACGGAACCGTCCCGGCACGCCTGCGTGAACTCGTCATCCACCGCACCTGCGCCCGTTGTGGCGCGGAATACGAGTGGGGCGTCCACGCAACCGTTTTCGCCGCGGCAGCCGGGTTCACACCCGAACAGCTCACCGCGACAACGACACCCGACCCCGACCACCCGTCGTGGAGCGACCTCGACCGCACGGTGCTCCGCGCAGCCGACGAGCTGCACGACACCGCCAAGCTGACGGACGCGACCTTCGAAGCCCTGACCAAGGAACTCACCGATGCGCAAATCCTCGAACTCGTTGTCACAGCGGGCTGGTACCACGTCATCTCGTTCGTCGTCGGCGCGGCGGGGATCCCGCCCGAGCCGTGGGCCGCCACGTGGTAA
- a CDS encoding winged helix-turn-helix transcriptional regulator has product MGIPRPGEPVRGSSTGQPIMVLLDLLGRRWALRVIWELRGAAQTFRQLQSSCDGMSSSVLSARLDELRAADVVGLGASGYHLTGEGRELLALFEPLDAWARRWAERDHGSPS; this is encoded by the coding sequence GTGGGCATCCCACGTCCGGGCGAACCGGTCCGCGGGTCGAGCACCGGTCAGCCGATCATGGTGTTGCTCGACCTGCTGGGACGGCGATGGGCCCTGCGCGTCATCTGGGAACTGCGTGGGGCAGCGCAGACATTCCGGCAGCTCCAGTCCAGTTGTGACGGCATGAGCTCGTCCGTGCTCAGCGCGCGGCTGGACGAACTGCGCGCCGCGGACGTCGTCGGCCTCGGCGCGTCCGGATACCACCTGACCGGCGAGGGCCGCGAACTACTCGCGCTCTTCGAGCCACTCGACGCTTGGGCACGCCGGTGGGCCGAACGGGATCACGGTTCGCCGTCGTAA
- a CDS encoding winged helix-turn-helix transcriptional regulator has protein sequence MPAPRTRRPRPGTPGRVLAWLPDGRPADVYSAPCPSRQVLDRIADKWTALIVGCLSTGTKRYSEIRHAIDGISEKMLTQTLRSLERDGLLTRATHPTVPAKVEYTLTGLGQTLGVPLAAIRDWAEVHINEVNDARARYDGEP, from the coding sequence ATGCCCGCACCTCGCACCCGACGGCCCCGGCCGGGCACACCCGGCCGGGTGCTGGCCTGGCTGCCCGACGGCAGGCCAGCCGACGTCTACAGCGCACCCTGCCCGTCGAGGCAGGTCCTTGACCGGATCGCCGACAAGTGGACGGCGTTGATCGTCGGATGCCTGTCGACGGGGACCAAGCGCTACAGCGAAATCCGCCACGCGATCGACGGCATCAGCGAGAAGATGCTCACCCAGACGCTGCGCAGCCTCGAACGCGACGGCCTGCTCACCCGCGCGACGCACCCCACCGTCCCGGCCAAAGTGGAGTACACGCTGACCGGTCTCGGGCAGACCCTCGGCGTTCCGCTCGCGGCGATCCGCGACTGGGCCGAGGTGCACATCAACGAGGTCAACGACGCACGGGCGCGTTACGACGGCGAACCGTGA
- a CDS encoding MBL fold metallo-hydrolase, with protein sequence MSRPASRAQVRIGDTTVTYLPDGHAWLNPAVFFPSSDWATHAAHLDERGWFPVSIGSFLVRTPDRAVLVDLGLGPVEFTLPDTAEFRGGGLIDALAAENLAPGDVDTVVYTHLHHDHVGWTTTAGAGLTFPNARHLVSKAEWTHWWGTAELVGPDPEGVQQPLADVIGFVDNGDTIAPGVRVLATPGHTPGHNSIEVTGDDQRRVVILGDVMHCQVQVTESHWSFAFDVDPAAGVDTRKRLLDELADGRTVLAGGHFAGEVFGRVLPPALRRAWASGPDIA encoded by the coding sequence ATGTCACGGCCCGCTTCCCGCGCCCAGGTCCGCATCGGCGACACCACTGTCACCTACCTTCCCGACGGGCACGCCTGGCTCAATCCCGCCGTTTTCTTCCCGTCCAGCGACTGGGCCACGCACGCGGCCCACCTCGACGAGCGCGGCTGGTTCCCGGTCAGCATCGGCTCGTTCCTCGTCCGGACTCCGGACCGGGCCGTGCTCGTCGACCTGGGGCTCGGCCCGGTCGAGTTCACGTTGCCCGACACGGCCGAGTTCCGCGGCGGTGGCCTGATCGACGCGCTGGCGGCGGAAAACCTGGCGCCCGGAGACGTCGACACGGTCGTCTACACCCACCTGCACCACGACCACGTCGGCTGGACCACGACCGCGGGCGCCGGGCTGACCTTCCCCAACGCCAGGCACCTGGTCAGCAAGGCCGAGTGGACGCACTGGTGGGGCACTGCCGAACTCGTCGGCCCGGACCCGGAGGGCGTGCAGCAGCCGTTGGCGGACGTCATCGGCTTCGTCGACAACGGCGACACCATCGCGCCCGGTGTCCGGGTCCTCGCCACCCCCGGGCACACACCGGGGCACAACAGCATCGAGGTGACGGGCGACGACCAGCGGCGCGTGGTCATCCTCGGCGACGTCATGCACTGCCAGGTCCAGGTCACCGAAAGCCACTGGAGCTTCGCGTTCGACGTCGACCCGGCCGCGGGAGTCGACACACGCAAGCGCCTGCTCGACGAACTGGCGGACGGCCGCACGGTCCTCGCCGGCGGCCATTTCGCGGGCGAGGTCTTCGGCCGGGTGCTGCCGCCCGCACTGCGGCGTGCCTGGGCCAGCGGCCCGGACATCGCATAA
- a CDS encoding threonine/serine dehydratase codes for MIDASDVAAARRRIQASIRTTPLVQGEPFATYLKLELAQHTGSFKTRGAFNRILTAAEQGVLPGAGVVAASGGNAALGVAYAAVNCGTRARVVVPRTAPAVKVRKLRELGAEIDQVGTRYHDAYQAAIRYAEDTGALFCHAYDQPEICAGQGTLGTEILEQTDGQVDTILVAVGGGGLMAGIAAATGGEARVVGVEPAACPTFSAALAAGKPVEVEVSGVAADSLGATLLGRIAYDVATRAGVQSVLVDESDILAARKLLWENKRIVVEHGAAVALAALTSGAYTPQPGERVAVVLSGGNTDPADLT; via the coding sequence GTGATCGACGCATCCGACGTCGCCGCGGCCCGGCGACGCATCCAGGCCAGCATCAGGACGACACCGCTCGTGCAGGGCGAGCCGTTCGCCACGTACCTCAAACTGGAACTGGCGCAGCACACCGGGTCGTTCAAGACCCGCGGCGCGTTCAACCGCATCCTCACCGCGGCCGAGCAAGGTGTCCTTCCGGGCGCGGGCGTGGTCGCCGCGTCCGGAGGCAACGCGGCGCTGGGCGTCGCGTACGCGGCGGTGAACTGCGGCACCCGCGCCCGGGTTGTCGTCCCGCGCACAGCGCCCGCGGTCAAGGTGAGGAAGCTGCGCGAACTGGGCGCCGAGATCGACCAGGTGGGAACCAGATACCACGACGCCTACCAGGCGGCGATCCGATACGCCGAGGACACCGGCGCCCTGTTCTGCCACGCCTACGACCAGCCGGAGATCTGCGCGGGCCAGGGCACACTGGGGACCGAGATCCTGGAACAGACCGACGGGCAGGTGGACACGATCCTGGTCGCGGTCGGCGGAGGCGGGTTGATGGCGGGCATCGCGGCGGCCACCGGGGGCGAAGCGCGGGTGGTGGGCGTCGAACCGGCCGCGTGCCCGACGTTCAGCGCCGCCCTGGCGGCCGGAAAGCCCGTCGAAGTCGAGGTTTCCGGTGTCGCCGCGGACTCACTCGGCGCGACCCTCCTCGGCCGGATCGCCTACGACGTGGCCACCCGCGCGGGCGTGCAGTCCGTCCTGGTGGACGAGAGCGACATCCTCGCCGCCCGCAAACTGCTGTGGGAGAACAAGCGCATCGTCGTCGAGCACGGCGCCGCCGTGGCACTGGCGGCGCTGACGTCCGGCGCGTACACACCCCAGCCGGGCGAACGCGTCGCCGTGGTGCTGTCGGGCGGAAACACCGATCCGGCTGATCTGACCTAG